The genomic segment tatatatatatatatatatatatatatgaaaacccAGCATTATACGCTCGAGTAAAAGGCATTTTCTTGTTTCTCTTACTACCAATAAGAAGAGAAGACTACCAAAATATACATAGATGACGATCACAATATGAGATATCTAAATCATGTTTTAACCATAAAAATACAAgtaactaacaacaacaacaacaacaaacccagtgtatttccaccaagtggggtctggggagggtagaatgtatgcagtccataccgttacctccgaagaagtagaaaggctgtttccgacaTCAACACGTAACTAAATCTTGACCCAGTGTATTtttaacaaacccagtgtatttttAACCATAAAATACAAGTAACTAAATCAACACGAATTAATACACACTTTCAAAATCTTGAATAGAGAGGGAGAGCTTTTGGCAAGGCCAGCTCGTGAACTGCAGCATTAATGGGAATATACCGTCTGGAACTTGGAATGATCAACTGCTGATAAAATCTGCTTCTCTTCGATGGTAGTAATTGCTTTAATTATGCGAAGCAGAATGTGTTGGAGCTCTTCTCCATCAGTCCACCCATGGATTTTCGCTTTTATGAGTTGGCGATTTTCGTTCATTAATTTCCACACCGGAAAATCCTTCCTTGGCATTACAAAATCTTGCTCTTTGAGCATCAAGCTAGGGCAAAAATCTCCTGTTCCATCGCCTAGATAGAtcattcttttcttattattattccCTTCCATAGCAAGAGACGCCGCTTGCATTCTTTCTATTACGAGGCCCTTGCACATGTTTGGAGGGCAAGGATTATTGCACTTGTGATCAAAATCGTGGTAAGGACGGATTCTAAGTTTCCCTTCATCATCAACGTAGCTCGGATTTGTGTTGATTTCCGAAAAGCAGTCCTTGATTCCTGAATGCTCCAATATTGTCTCGACAAAGAAGAGATTTGCATCGCTCACTATCTTCAAATCACATCCTAAAGCATGAGCTGCTTTGATTGCTGGAACCACCCAGGGAATTACAGGCGCCCGTTTCAATACTTGTTCAATATCCTGCATGGTTTTGCCTCGTGCGTGGATCTCCTTCATCATCGTGTCCATAACAGTGTTCCACGG from the Capsicum annuum cultivar UCD-10X-F1 chromosome 9, UCD10Xv1.1, whole genome shotgun sequence genome contains:
- the LOC107853921 gene encoding inorganic pyrophosphatase 1-like, translating into MAEIVVVFDFDKTIIDLDSDNWVVDEFGASDMFDQLVPTMPWNTVMDTMMKEIHARGKTMQDIEQVLKRAPVIPWVVPAIKAAHALGCDLKIVSDANLFFVETILEHSGIKDCFSEINTNPSYVDDEGKLRIRPYHDFDHKCNNPCPPNMCKGLVIERMQAASLAMEGNNNKKRMIYLGDGTGDFCPSLMLKEQDFVMPRKDFPVWKLMNENRQLIKAKIHGWTDGEELQHILLRIIKAITTIEEKQILSAVDHSKFQTVYSH